TTGAAGGACATAGAAAGACTACTCAACAGGATATCTTCTTGTCAAGATCTCACAAGATTCTGCACATTGTTAAATTGAgagaaattgaatttctttttcgtaatATCCTATGCAGAAAAGGGATGtgacttttttaaactcaaaCAGGCGCAAAAACAATGCTGTACTCAGGAATGAATCATCTTATGTTTAGAAGTGTTTAATATtctatttgttgtttgtttttagttCTACTCATagttttttgttattctaatagagaataacaaaaaaatatgagtaaTATATATGACATGTTTCTTCTTAAATTACTCCACAaaacttccaagaattttccGCTGTATTCACAAGAAGTGTAACGAACACAGCTTTCACCCTAATTCGGGAAATGACCGAGGAGTAATTAGAATGAGAGATAGTGGATCATTACTCATAGATGTACTTTGAAATAggatattttcgaaaaaaaaaaacgatttacCACGATCTCCTGATGTCTTCGCATAACAAAATCACTTAGTTTGTCGATGTCATCGCAGCCACTGGACATCATAGTATGTACGACCTCCtggaaatatatatatatatatatatatatatatatatataataaagcAATCACTAGGTTTTTGACAATACTTGGAAAGGGAGTGGAGGAAAAGTGATAAGGAGgttaaaaagagaaagtatctaCCGCAAGCAGTGCTAGTCGATGCAACTCGGCTACATCGTTTCTTTGTAGTTCGTGCAGACGGtgaaaacgagagaaaaatcTAAACAAAGGTGTTATTTCAGACTTTTCATAGTATTTTGGATTGATCTTTAGAAGGATGTTAattatctatctatttttcGCAGCAACTGGTTGAATACCTCCGAACAATTCTTACCAAGAAGGAAAGCAAAGCTAAAATCAATGAGAAGGCGATTAagcgaagaaatgaagaatgtaTAGGTTGATTTAAGAGAAGCTATACTTCGTGAcgctttcgaaaaatttcttcttttatttcgcATCAATACGAGGGACTTATTAGGTTTATTAGGGACATAGTGAGAGAGGTGCAGCCTCGACAATGTCTgcaaaatctagaaaaacaTTCATCAGATTACCAAAACCCCACTATCTCTCCTCAAATCTCTTAAAATTGAAAGCACATTAGGCAACAGGACTGCGAGTATTTTCAGAAGACGCatagtaacttttttttttgatagacCATCCGGATCTGGGgtttttggtctttttttttacccgaaacgGTAGAAAAAACCATCCGTGGAGATGGGGACGTCGAAGGAAAAAGTGGGGTGGCTGGTCTGGAGGAggtgagggttttctgaaagaaatgggtccaattttcacatttttaccCAAGCCGGGGAGAAAAACGCAATCTGTAGAGATGCGGGCTCGTCTAAGACAAAATAAGCCTAAGCTAAGCCTAAAACAAGAAATAGTTCTAAAACTTGTTACAGATATGGGAAATGATTCGATTTCATTGATATGTAGATAtcgaaaactgaaaatacaATGTGTTTCGAGTGTTCGCTTCCCGATAAAGGTCATACGTCAAGGGATTTCAGGTTGGAAGCTTAGTACATGACTCTGTTCAGCAGTTATGATCCAGAAGAGCTATGAAATCCCCAATGAATCGCTCACATGCTTTATATGTTCTCAAATAgtatttttcttgcaaaaaacaTCGCTTTTTACCTGAAACACTTCGCCACGTAGCTCAACTCATTGACGATAGCATGACCCCGAAGCACTTCACGTAGTGCAAACGGAAGCAGGATTTCACTGGGCCATTGTGATGCATGGACAGACTTCAGTAAGGTCTTCGCACGATCCGAGTCCCCAGATTTCAGAGCTGCCAGCAGAGATTTTGAGTTCATTCTTCTTAATAGGGCACAAGTCTTAGGACTAGGTTCTCGCTGAAGCGTGAAGTATCTTGAAAATGCACTCACCTCGAAAAAGTATGGTTTTCTTGTATCTTCTCTCGCATCATAACCCATTGCGTCCTGTAACCtttgagaaaataatagtagcgAAGAAATGCGAACAGACAAACCAAAAATGTTACTACAGCGACTTGTACTACCTTGTGTATTGTGAACATACAAAATCCATAAACCAGCAAATACTTCTTTGAATGTGGattcaagaaagaaatggtTGAGTACGAACGACGCAGTAAAAACTAGGAAACAATCTCATGTGAAGCTGGTTCCATATTTGTATGGAGCAGTATGAACAATTATAACAAATGTAGCCCTTAAACTAcaatcaaaagaaaactgttaccgtcacaggaaaaaaaattactgttaCTGCAAGCAATAGTTCATTGGCATCTCATGCATAGCAGTTTAAAATGGAAAACATAGTCCACTGACTAAAAGAAGGTCACTTTCGAACCTCCCTCTAGCCACTACTTCAACGCTGGATTACAGAAGAGATTATGCTGATAGTTAACTCGaatatagttttttcttatataGAAACATTTCTAAACACAAAAGAATAGCActgttttatcattttattgttGCTAGACAAACTACAGCCTACAAGGTTTCCCATATTCATTTCCATAGTAAACGTCATAgacccccaactacattttccccaccCTTCCTATCTTATAAGAGAATACCAAAGcgaataaacttttttttctttttcctaaacTGAAAAGTTAAGGATGCGATTCACCTTGCTGGTTCTTAAGAAGAAACTGTataattcatttcattgtGCTTTACGGAATGAAGACATATtgtacagtaaaaaaaaacaggcatTTAGGTAATTATCATATACATTAGCtctagtaaagaaaaaaatggagagaaaaagagagaacgtCGTTTATCTTCAACTAAATGAAGTCGAGTGGCAGTGACCCATGACATACAAACGgcataaaacataaaaaaagagcaaactTAGGCATTATTACCTGCACAAGCTTGATCTACTGCGTATACATGAGGGAATACGGTGATTGACGAGTCCATTCTATTATATCTTAATTCACAAAAGAACTGCGTATCGAATGAGTGGCGCTGGAGCATAATATACATCAATCGCTCGAAATTTGTGCTCCAGTATCGATACCACCATAACCTGGGAAGCATCCATAGCCTGCCAAAGGAATGCATTGTAATGTGAGCCTGTAATGTAATTTCTTCCTGTAGTGAACATTAGGGAACTAATTATGGATAAACTAACTGTACTAAGCGTGCACGAATTGGTACAGGGCATCCAGAGCAGAGAGTATTACAGCTTTACCAAATCGTGGAGACGGTTCCGAGTGCTATGGATTTGTGGAGAAACCGAAACGAAGGTATCTATTGGGAGAAAAGGTGGATTGTTGTGGTAACTTGTGGATGATTGTCAACCTAGAAGTTTTGGTAGCCTTTTCGAACCAACTTCAAATCAAATTGGGACCGATTCAACAATTGCAAGATGGAATGCTAGTTTATCGCTGAAAAGTGCAgcttattttatcttttctaaaatgttacattttttaaacaaaaattagtgCTGCATGTTCAAAATGTTATACTTCTCTGGAGCCATCACTACATATGTGACTAGAAATTGTAGATCAAACGTCCGTATATGGAGACTCTATTGAAGGGAAATGTCGCACAATATCCTCTTAATGATGccaaataataacaattaattaatcCTTCATGAGAAACATTTGAGGAGGAACTTGTGTCCGCACCAACGATTACTTGTGGTTGGGCTGAAATGTACCGTTCATACCTGCTGTTCTCCCTCAATTTTCATCAATCTCGTCGAATTTTgagtaaaaaagaagatgataCTCTTGGACAGAGATGTGTAGTATTGAACTTCCAATTCAAATGCACTTTTTATCGTCGTCGTTATCAGATCATGTTCGTGTCTGCTATCTTAGTCCCCTAATAAGTCAACATGATTGTTATCTACTTACTGTGTTTTACTTCAAAACGGTGAAATCCAGATCCTCAACGgttaagattttttaaaaagtaaataaaatcaacaaGAAAATACAAAGTACTCGCAAATTTAACACGTACAGGAATCGACTGATGAGTAATttgtttgatgtttgcatCATCATCATGAACAAGAATAGTAATTATAGTATGTAATCACAACAGCACTATGAGATCCAATTTCTGTactacgaaagaaaaaaatacacatgAAAGTTCAGAAGTCACAAACCGGAAACGCTTCTCATATTTGACTGAAAATTTATCTGAAGCTCTTCAAGTTTACCTCGCGAAAGATTCCTGAAGTAAATGTGGAAGTACCTGGTGATATCATGCACCTCTAGGTTTTGACAAGGAACATCCCCTGTCAATCTGCGAGCCTATCTacaattcgccctatcatgatgtacggatcggagacttggtcAGCGCCGTCTACGGTGATGTGATGggtgatggagaagcttgacCGCATGGAGAGAAAGTTGTTTAGATGACTGTTAAGATAGATAACTTTTGGCCGacggtgggtgtagtgtagcggttagaggttccgcttcctgcacaatcgaccggaggttcgaatctgccttAGTGCTCggcaagcctttcatccctccgggtcgataaattggtaccagacttgtctgggaggataaaaacactgacttgactcatcggctagccaccgcaagtcattgtatagaccagttacacgttcgtaaacctcaaacaattctgaattgaactgaacgcggaggcgcatctcaagcggattgattgacgccagaaattgtatcctttatcctttatgtcataacgaagaactttactcggaAGTGGATATGGTCTATCGGCTGacgacacgtggaaaacatcaacatcttgccccGTCCCCTAAACTGATCgcagaaaaccgtcttcgctttcCTGGTCCCATTGTAAGGAGAACATCGGATCTCCATGTACAAGTTGCATTGAGGATGCTCCCAGACCTAAACTGGAGAAGGCCATCTGGACAGAAGCGGTAAATtaagatttggaaaaatttggccttgacaggcagttcaggcaaGACGTAACGTTCCCCAGAATATGGACTATGGACGGA
The Necator americanus strain Aroian chromosome I, whole genome shotgun sequence genome window above contains:
- a CDS encoding hypothetical protein (NECATOR_CHRI.G1058.T1); its protein translation is MPCTNSCTLSTAHITMHSFGRLWMLPRLWWYRYWSTNFERLMYIMLQRHSFDTQFFCELRYNRMDSSITVFPHVYAVDQACAVFTASFVLNHFFLESTFKEVFAGLWILYVHNTQGYRTQWVMMREKIQENHTFSRRMNSKSLLAALKSGDSDRAKTLLKSVHASQWPSEILLPFALREVLRGHAIVNELSYVAKCFRFFSRFHRLHELQRNDVAELHRLALLAEVVHTMMSSGCDDIDKLSDFVMRRHQEIVCLYGSRRYNRQFQYLIAVCHRRTRLLDFKKRSRTLLVNILSKLQKRGLNFVESLITVMIR
- a CDS encoding hypothetical protein (NECATOR_CHRI.G1058.T2) codes for the protein MPCTNSCTLSTAHITMHSFGRLWMLPRLWWYRYWSTNFERLMYIMLQRHSFDTQFFCELRYNRMDSSITVFPHVYAVDQACAGYRTQWVMMREKIQENHTFSRRMNSKSLLAALKSGDSDRAKTLLKSVHASQWPSEILLPFALREVLRGHAIVNELSYVAKCFRFFSRFHRLHELQRNDVAELHRLALLAEVVHTMMSSGCDDIDKLSDFVMRRHQEIVCLYGSRRYNRQFQYLIAVCHRRTRLLDFKKRSRTLLVNILSKLQKRGLNFVESLITVMIR